A window of Ranitomeya variabilis isolate aRanVar5 chromosome 2, aRanVar5.hap1, whole genome shotgun sequence contains these coding sequences:
- the RTN2 gene encoding reticulon-2 isoform X6 — translation MDAGRRDSHHLSPQTRSSYQEDTMRKAVADLLYWRDITLSAGCLTGLTVCLLCLIQFSVISIISYSCLLVLSATFIIRLYCKLLKKGDGMNPFQKYLDMEPILPPQQVEVVAARLVVLASAALSTLRRLFLVQDTKESLKFLLLLYLLTYVGAVVNGLTLLLLVVIGVFTFPVMYKHNQALVDRYVSMVTSRVAAFRAKFRAQLRKQGTKKE, via the exons ATGG ACGCTGGTCGTAGAGACTCTCACCACCTGTCACCCCAGACCCGGAGCAGCTACCAGGAGGACACCATGAGGAAAGCGG TGGCAGACCTCTTATACTGGCGAGACATCACTCTCTCTGCCGGCTGTCTCACCGGTCTCACCGTGTGCCTGCTGTGCCTCATCCAGTTCAGTGTGATCAGCATCATCTCCTACTCCTGTCTCCTCGTCCTCAGCGCAACATTCATAATACGGCTCTACTGCAAACTCCTGAAGAAGGGGGACGGAATGAATCCCTTCCA GAAGTACCTGGACATGGAGCCCATTCTGCCGCCCCAGCAGGTGGAGGTGGTCGCTGCCCGTCTTGTCGTTCTCGCTTCCGCTGCGCTCTCCACCCTCCGCAGACTCTTCTTAGTGCAGGACACAAAGGAGTCCCTGAAG TTCTTGCTCCTCCTCTACCTCCTCACATATGTTGGCGCTGTGGTTAATGGACTGACCCTGCTGCTCCTTG TGGTGATTGGGGTCTTCACATTTCCAGTCATGTACAAGCACAACCAG GCTCTGGTCGATCGCTACGTCTCCATGGTCACCAGTCGAGTTGCAGCATTTAGAGCAAA ATTTCGAGCTCAGCTGAGAAAACAAGGAACCAAAAAGGAGTGA
- the RTN2 gene encoding reticulon-2 isoform X2, producing MAPHPGPQHCIVQIHNEDAPSTASSTPDSCPPDGDLDDATVTLADLWPLPSPQEPTFSYITIGSSAPLTRPTVRARRGRGLSRGQLPRKVEPEEETVTYVLLEKACQITQALPPRNYEEQTLVEKPQPRVSGITMDAGRRDSHHLSPQTRSSYQEDTMRKAVADLLYWRDITLSAGCLTGLTVCLLCLIQFSVISIISYSCLLVLSATFIIRLYCKLLKKGDGMNPFQKYLDMEPILPPQQVEVVAARLVVLASAALSTLRRLFLVQDTKESLKFLLLLYLLTYVGAVVNGLTLLLLVVIGVFTFPVMYKHNQALVDRYVSMVTSRVAAFRAKFRAQLRKQGTKKE from the exons ATGGCGCCACACCCAGGCCCCCAACACTGCATAGTACAGATCCATAATG AGGACGCTCCATCCACTGCCTCCAGCACCCCGGACTCCTGCCCTCCAGATG GTGACCTCGATGATGCCACGGTGACCCTGGCTGATCTGTGGCCCTTACCTTCACCTCAGGAGCCAACCTTCTCTTACATTACCATTGGAAGCTCAGCCCCATTAACTCGTCCCACAGTTAGGGCCCGAAGAGGACGGGGTCTGAGCCGAGGACAGTTACCAAGGAAAGTGGAACCAGAAGAGGAGACTGTGACCTATGTTCTTTTGGAGAAGGCGTGTCAGATCACACAAGCCCTGCCCCCGAGGAACTATGAGGAACAGACACTAGTGGAGAAGCCTCAGCCAAGAGTATCAGGGATCACAATGG ACGCTGGTCGTAGAGACTCTCACCACCTGTCACCCCAGACCCGGAGCAGCTACCAGGAGGACACCATGAGGAAAGCGG TGGCAGACCTCTTATACTGGCGAGACATCACTCTCTCTGCCGGCTGTCTCACCGGTCTCACCGTGTGCCTGCTGTGCCTCATCCAGTTCAGTGTGATCAGCATCATCTCCTACTCCTGTCTCCTCGTCCTCAGCGCAACATTCATAATACGGCTCTACTGCAAACTCCTGAAGAAGGGGGACGGAATGAATCCCTTCCA GAAGTACCTGGACATGGAGCCCATTCTGCCGCCCCAGCAGGTGGAGGTGGTCGCTGCCCGTCTTGTCGTTCTCGCTTCCGCTGCGCTCTCCACCCTCCGCAGACTCTTCTTAGTGCAGGACACAAAGGAGTCCCTGAAG TTCTTGCTCCTCCTCTACCTCCTCACATATGTTGGCGCTGTGGTTAATGGACTGACCCTGCTGCTCCTTG TGGTGATTGGGGTCTTCACATTTCCAGTCATGTACAAGCACAACCAG GCTCTGGTCGATCGCTACGTCTCCATGGTCACCAGTCGAGTTGCAGCATTTAGAGCAAA ATTTCGAGCTCAGCTGAGAAAACAAGGAACCAAAAAGGAGTGA
- the RTN2 gene encoding reticulon-2 isoform X4: MGHVLSFTHCKDAPSTASSTPDSCPPDGDLDDATVTLADLWPLPSPQEPTFSYITIGSSAPLTRPTVRARRGRGLSRGQLPRKVEPEEETVTYVLLEKACQITQALPPRNYEEQTLVEKPQPRVSGITMDAGRRDSHHLSPQTRSSYQEDTMRKAVADLLYWRDITLSAGCLTGLTVCLLCLIQFSVISIISYSCLLVLSATFIIRLYCKLLKKGDGMNPFQKYLDMEPILPPQQVEVVAARLVVLASAALSTLRRLFLVQDTKESLKFLLLLYLLTYVGAVVNGLTLLLLVVIGVFTFPVMYKHNQALVDRYVSMVTSRVAAFRAKFRAQLRKQGTKKE, translated from the exons ATGGGACACGTCCTGTCGTTCACACACTGCA AGGACGCTCCATCCACTGCCTCCAGCACCCCGGACTCCTGCCCTCCAGATG GTGACCTCGATGATGCCACGGTGACCCTGGCTGATCTGTGGCCCTTACCTTCACCTCAGGAGCCAACCTTCTCTTACATTACCATTGGAAGCTCAGCCCCATTAACTCGTCCCACAGTTAGGGCCCGAAGAGGACGGGGTCTGAGCCGAGGACAGTTACCAAGGAAAGTGGAACCAGAAGAGGAGACTGTGACCTATGTTCTTTTGGAGAAGGCGTGTCAGATCACACAAGCCCTGCCCCCGAGGAACTATGAGGAACAGACACTAGTGGAGAAGCCTCAGCCAAGAGTATCAGGGATCACAATGG ACGCTGGTCGTAGAGACTCTCACCACCTGTCACCCCAGACCCGGAGCAGCTACCAGGAGGACACCATGAGGAAAGCGG TGGCAGACCTCTTATACTGGCGAGACATCACTCTCTCTGCCGGCTGTCTCACCGGTCTCACCGTGTGCCTGCTGTGCCTCATCCAGTTCAGTGTGATCAGCATCATCTCCTACTCCTGTCTCCTCGTCCTCAGCGCAACATTCATAATACGGCTCTACTGCAAACTCCTGAAGAAGGGGGACGGAATGAATCCCTTCCA GAAGTACCTGGACATGGAGCCCATTCTGCCGCCCCAGCAGGTGGAGGTGGTCGCTGCCCGTCTTGTCGTTCTCGCTTCCGCTGCGCTCTCCACCCTCCGCAGACTCTTCTTAGTGCAGGACACAAAGGAGTCCCTGAAG TTCTTGCTCCTCCTCTACCTCCTCACATATGTTGGCGCTGTGGTTAATGGACTGACCCTGCTGCTCCTTG TGGTGATTGGGGTCTTCACATTTCCAGTCATGTACAAGCACAACCAG GCTCTGGTCGATCGCTACGTCTCCATGGTCACCAGTCGAGTTGCAGCATTTAGAGCAAA ATTTCGAGCTCAGCTGAGAAAACAAGGAACCAAAAAGGAGTGA
- the RTN2 gene encoding reticulon-2 isoform X1, whose protein sequence is MAPHPGPQHCIVQIHNEDAPSTASSTPDSCPPDGKDSMCDLDDATVTLADLWPLPSPQEPTFSYITIGSSAPLTRPTVRARRGRGLSRGQLPRKVEPEEETVTYVLLEKACQITQALPPRNYEEQTLVEKPQPRVSGITMDAGRRDSHHLSPQTRSSYQEDTMRKAVADLLYWRDITLSAGCLTGLTVCLLCLIQFSVISIISYSCLLVLSATFIIRLYCKLLKKGDGMNPFQKYLDMEPILPPQQVEVVAARLVVLASAALSTLRRLFLVQDTKESLKFLLLLYLLTYVGAVVNGLTLLLLVVIGVFTFPVMYKHNQALVDRYVSMVTSRVAAFRAKFRAQLRKQGTKKE, encoded by the exons ATGGCGCCACACCCAGGCCCCCAACACTGCATAGTACAGATCCATAATG AGGACGCTCCATCCACTGCCTCCAGCACCCCGGACTCCTGCCCTCCAGATGGTAAAGACTCCATGT GTGACCTCGATGATGCCACGGTGACCCTGGCTGATCTGTGGCCCTTACCTTCACCTCAGGAGCCAACCTTCTCTTACATTACCATTGGAAGCTCAGCCCCATTAACTCGTCCCACAGTTAGGGCCCGAAGAGGACGGGGTCTGAGCCGAGGACAGTTACCAAGGAAAGTGGAACCAGAAGAGGAGACTGTGACCTATGTTCTTTTGGAGAAGGCGTGTCAGATCACACAAGCCCTGCCCCCGAGGAACTATGAGGAACAGACACTAGTGGAGAAGCCTCAGCCAAGAGTATCAGGGATCACAATGG ACGCTGGTCGTAGAGACTCTCACCACCTGTCACCCCAGACCCGGAGCAGCTACCAGGAGGACACCATGAGGAAAGCGG TGGCAGACCTCTTATACTGGCGAGACATCACTCTCTCTGCCGGCTGTCTCACCGGTCTCACCGTGTGCCTGCTGTGCCTCATCCAGTTCAGTGTGATCAGCATCATCTCCTACTCCTGTCTCCTCGTCCTCAGCGCAACATTCATAATACGGCTCTACTGCAAACTCCTGAAGAAGGGGGACGGAATGAATCCCTTCCA GAAGTACCTGGACATGGAGCCCATTCTGCCGCCCCAGCAGGTGGAGGTGGTCGCTGCCCGTCTTGTCGTTCTCGCTTCCGCTGCGCTCTCCACCCTCCGCAGACTCTTCTTAGTGCAGGACACAAAGGAGTCCCTGAAG TTCTTGCTCCTCCTCTACCTCCTCACATATGTTGGCGCTGTGGTTAATGGACTGACCCTGCTGCTCCTTG TGGTGATTGGGGTCTTCACATTTCCAGTCATGTACAAGCACAACCAG GCTCTGGTCGATCGCTACGTCTCCATGGTCACCAGTCGAGTTGCAGCATTTAGAGCAAA ATTTCGAGCTCAGCTGAGAAAACAAGGAACCAAAAAGGAGTGA
- the RTN2 gene encoding reticulon-2 isoform X5, whose translation MCDLDDATVTLADLWPLPSPQEPTFSYITIGSSAPLTRPTVRARRGRGLSRGQLPRKVEPEEETVTYVLLEKACQITQALPPRNYEEQTLVEKPQPRVSGITMDAGRRDSHHLSPQTRSSYQEDTMRKAVADLLYWRDITLSAGCLTGLTVCLLCLIQFSVISIISYSCLLVLSATFIIRLYCKLLKKGDGMNPFQKYLDMEPILPPQQVEVVAARLVVLASAALSTLRRLFLVQDTKESLKFLLLLYLLTYVGAVVNGLTLLLLVVIGVFTFPVMYKHNQALVDRYVSMVTSRVAAFRAKFRAQLRKQGTKKE comes from the exons ATGT GTGACCTCGATGATGCCACGGTGACCCTGGCTGATCTGTGGCCCTTACCTTCACCTCAGGAGCCAACCTTCTCTTACATTACCATTGGAAGCTCAGCCCCATTAACTCGTCCCACAGTTAGGGCCCGAAGAGGACGGGGTCTGAGCCGAGGACAGTTACCAAGGAAAGTGGAACCAGAAGAGGAGACTGTGACCTATGTTCTTTTGGAGAAGGCGTGTCAGATCACACAAGCCCTGCCCCCGAGGAACTATGAGGAACAGACACTAGTGGAGAAGCCTCAGCCAAGAGTATCAGGGATCACAATGG ACGCTGGTCGTAGAGACTCTCACCACCTGTCACCCCAGACCCGGAGCAGCTACCAGGAGGACACCATGAGGAAAGCGG TGGCAGACCTCTTATACTGGCGAGACATCACTCTCTCTGCCGGCTGTCTCACCGGTCTCACCGTGTGCCTGCTGTGCCTCATCCAGTTCAGTGTGATCAGCATCATCTCCTACTCCTGTCTCCTCGTCCTCAGCGCAACATTCATAATACGGCTCTACTGCAAACTCCTGAAGAAGGGGGACGGAATGAATCCCTTCCA GAAGTACCTGGACATGGAGCCCATTCTGCCGCCCCAGCAGGTGGAGGTGGTCGCTGCCCGTCTTGTCGTTCTCGCTTCCGCTGCGCTCTCCACCCTCCGCAGACTCTTCTTAGTGCAGGACACAAAGGAGTCCCTGAAG TTCTTGCTCCTCCTCTACCTCCTCACATATGTTGGCGCTGTGGTTAATGGACTGACCCTGCTGCTCCTTG TGGTGATTGGGGTCTTCACATTTCCAGTCATGTACAAGCACAACCAG GCTCTGGTCGATCGCTACGTCTCCATGGTCACCAGTCGAGTTGCAGCATTTAGAGCAAA ATTTCGAGCTCAGCTGAGAAAACAAGGAACCAAAAAGGAGTGA
- the RTN2 gene encoding reticulon-2 isoform X3, whose translation MGHVLSFTHCKDAPSTASSTPDSCPPDGKDSMCDLDDATVTLADLWPLPSPQEPTFSYITIGSSAPLTRPTVRARRGRGLSRGQLPRKVEPEEETVTYVLLEKACQITQALPPRNYEEQTLVEKPQPRVSGITMDAGRRDSHHLSPQTRSSYQEDTMRKAVADLLYWRDITLSAGCLTGLTVCLLCLIQFSVISIISYSCLLVLSATFIIRLYCKLLKKGDGMNPFQKYLDMEPILPPQQVEVVAARLVVLASAALSTLRRLFLVQDTKESLKFLLLLYLLTYVGAVVNGLTLLLLVVIGVFTFPVMYKHNQALVDRYVSMVTSRVAAFRAKFRAQLRKQGTKKE comes from the exons ATGGGACACGTCCTGTCGTTCACACACTGCA AGGACGCTCCATCCACTGCCTCCAGCACCCCGGACTCCTGCCCTCCAGATGGTAAAGACTCCATGT GTGACCTCGATGATGCCACGGTGACCCTGGCTGATCTGTGGCCCTTACCTTCACCTCAGGAGCCAACCTTCTCTTACATTACCATTGGAAGCTCAGCCCCATTAACTCGTCCCACAGTTAGGGCCCGAAGAGGACGGGGTCTGAGCCGAGGACAGTTACCAAGGAAAGTGGAACCAGAAGAGGAGACTGTGACCTATGTTCTTTTGGAGAAGGCGTGTCAGATCACACAAGCCCTGCCCCCGAGGAACTATGAGGAACAGACACTAGTGGAGAAGCCTCAGCCAAGAGTATCAGGGATCACAATGG ACGCTGGTCGTAGAGACTCTCACCACCTGTCACCCCAGACCCGGAGCAGCTACCAGGAGGACACCATGAGGAAAGCGG TGGCAGACCTCTTATACTGGCGAGACATCACTCTCTCTGCCGGCTGTCTCACCGGTCTCACCGTGTGCCTGCTGTGCCTCATCCAGTTCAGTGTGATCAGCATCATCTCCTACTCCTGTCTCCTCGTCCTCAGCGCAACATTCATAATACGGCTCTACTGCAAACTCCTGAAGAAGGGGGACGGAATGAATCCCTTCCA GAAGTACCTGGACATGGAGCCCATTCTGCCGCCCCAGCAGGTGGAGGTGGTCGCTGCCCGTCTTGTCGTTCTCGCTTCCGCTGCGCTCTCCACCCTCCGCAGACTCTTCTTAGTGCAGGACACAAAGGAGTCCCTGAAG TTCTTGCTCCTCCTCTACCTCCTCACATATGTTGGCGCTGTGGTTAATGGACTGACCCTGCTGCTCCTTG TGGTGATTGGGGTCTTCACATTTCCAGTCATGTACAAGCACAACCAG GCTCTGGTCGATCGCTACGTCTCCATGGTCACCAGTCGAGTTGCAGCATTTAGAGCAAA ATTTCGAGCTCAGCTGAGAAAACAAGGAACCAAAAAGGAGTGA